Sequence from the Chanodichthys erythropterus isolate Z2021 chromosome 12, ASM2448905v1, whole genome shotgun sequence genome:
ttaacagatagtaggcctaacgttactccgcatctaggaacttttcttagaactatatttaccctctgtctaactcttaccatgttcacctgtaagtttacctgcacgtttttttttcgcctttgttttgtttttatattctctacctatgtttactgatgtctttatcttgtatctgtgtgtgtcgtacacactttgttgtatgtgtgtgttattattttgtgtctgcaatgcagttgtgagttgatatttgagtgtatgttactctgtttatctgtagaacaacgtatatgttatgaatcttacacaaaattcatcttcatcacagtgtaaatgatggtaatggaaaaacgtgtatcatgcaacctgtttttagctttgccttatagataactagctcgttagcgaatcaaaaaatgtatattttaaactttaccaatatcaatatgctagctagcttgatagtgagtactaaaatacatcttgtttgtttatcttcataattataaagttatttttattacatgtgaTTCTGACATGATGTCACTACATGCACTGTGCTCCTACCTCTCCGCTCGTCTCAGGTACATAAGGCGTCTTCCAGCTCAGTGGTCGGAGTCGCGCGTTCATGCGTTTtgggggcgtggctttggaaggagcccagaagggagggggtggagtgaatggaaataatgagcggtctttaaaacagtcgtgagaggtctacagacactcgatttttatactttctttttcagagtacttacattttaattatgtattgatatataaataaagtttaaacaaattttgaaaaaaagtttttttatacattttttacctaccctgcctttaactCACCTTTTACAGTCAGGCTGAACTGTTTTCTTTGCTCTTTACTGTTGATGTCGATGGTGTAAACTCCAGTGTGTTTGAGCTGTAAATCTCTTAAAGTGAGTTCTCCAGTGTCTTTGTCCAGGCGTGCGTGGGATTTGAAATTAGCGTTGGGAATGTCAAAGCTGCCATCATCCCGGTCCCATTCAATGACCTTCACAACAATCCCAGCATTGTTTCTGTGCTTCCATATAATGCTGGTGGTGCTAGGAGCGACAGATCCAGACACTGGAGTGAACGCAGTTTCACTATTCACTGCTTTCGTCACATAATCACCTGTAAATCAGAGAAATTATATATTAGGCATTATACTGACAGCAGGAAACATATAAGTAAGTCTGACATTGCATAGTACATTTTTCTTCCCCAAAACAACATGAAATCTGAGTTTCCATCATTCGCttagttttcactgaagttcaaaatatttttgtatcaGTTAAGATATTCAATTCTTTGATGACTTCTTATactaaaaaggacaaaaaacaacaacaaccttTTGGACATGTATCGTAGTGGCACCATGGTGCActtttaataacaataacaataagtTTTATTATAACTAGCTCTTCTCAAGCTTTaagtattattttgtaaatgcaGAATAATAATTCAGTGCCATACTATGACTTTCTGATATCATTACCATCACAGCACTTTGCATAAGCATTTGTTCAAAATTCTGAACTATTAcctgaaacagcttcacagatGATCAAGATCCAGAGAATATGAGAACGTCTGAAGAACATCTTCATACTGCTTTTCTTCTCTTTTGGTtttgtgtaaatatataatcTACTGAGGAGGCATCTGTGAGTTTGCTGAAGGCGTATAACAGAGAACTGTTGTCTGTCTCGAGTCTGTAGGTTGGGTTCAGCCATCATCATGATATTTTACGCCCTCCCGTGGCAGAAAGAAAGATTCAATGTGCATAATggacaatttcaaaacactgctccatgaagcatcggagcgttatgaatcttttgtgttgaatctgcttttcggagcgccaaagtcacgtgatttcagcagtgtggcggtttgacacgcgatccgaatcatgattcgacacattgattcataacgctccgaatcttcctgaagcagtgttttgaaatcggccaccacaataagtcattatttagtttttttttgccgcaccaagaatattctcgtcgctttataatattaatattgaaccactgtactcacatgaactgatttaaatatgtttttagtacattaatggagaggaaatgtcattgctggctatcacggagccatcggatttaaactaaaatatcttaatttgtgttctgaagatgaatgaaattacgggtgtggaacggcatgagggtgagtaataaatgacagaattttcatttttgggtgaactaaccctttaatattaagACTACTTTAATATCTTTCTGGACCTTTAATGACGGTAATTATATAGCTTTCTATGGgggaataaaaaacaaacaaacattggatttcatcaaaaacatcttaatttgtgttacgaagatcaatgaaggtcttatgagtgtagaacgacatgagggtgagtaataaaattttattttaattttttggatgAACTTACTGACGAACCGAATGCGTAACTTATGTTATAGACATAAAGATCATCACCCTGTATCAAAAATAATCTGTCGAACTACATTTCCACCAGCTAACACACAGTCAGTCAGGAGCAATGAGAGgcagagagcgccctccagaGGAAATCCAGGGGAATTTACAGTCCGGGTCTCTTCTCTCTCCTCTCATTACTCTCAGAACCAATCCTAAATCCTAAAACGGGGAAAGGGCAGGAACAACTACAAAACGAAAGTATAACAGCATTACGTGACGAACGTAACATAGTTTTAAGTTTTCTTCCACGAAAACATCACAATATTCACACAAATTCTTCAGTTCATGATTGTGTCTGCATATCCTCCAACTCTCTGGTCGCAAACAGGACTTTTTTCTGCTTCCTCCAGTTGATTGTGAAAAGGTTTTTGAACATTTGCTGTGTTCAGAAGAGCAATGATCTTCCAGTGCAGTCTGTTACTGATGTTCCTCTGTGGCTTCGCTGGTAGGTTGACTTCATTTTCTATAGATAGCCTATGTTAACAGACTGAAgtggaaaagcatttttttttttttttttgtagttgtgATCAAAAGTACAATACGATGTGATTAAAAGATATGAAGAACAGTAATCCATATTAAAATTTGTTTTCATGCATACTGCGTTATTTTATATCAACTCAATATTATAAATGCACCATAAATCTTGTTTTGTCAGGTAACCTAATGTAGAAACTTCTAAATTCACTTCTGCCCGAAACTGAAGGCCTTTTTAAAGTGTAAGATCAGGTAAAACCTGTCCTTAACCCTTTATGGTACGGCGTTGCCTCCAGGCAAAATGgtctattttagtttgtttttaataaaataagccaCCAATTGATTTATCAAATGTATCTCGGACAGAATAGCTCAAATACTAATCAATAAAAGCGTAAAAAAGACCAAAGCATGACCAACAGGTGTCCATGTTGTGTCCTGTTTCAGCACATGTGCACATGTCACATGACACCATATTTTCTTCAATGAAAAGTGCTGTTTTCACTTGTTTGTATCCATTTAATCACCCACAAAACATATGTGTCACCTTCACTGGCAAGTAAAGAAGTATTTTCAAGAACGTTACATTATATATCATCAAATTTTTtagagaaaatataaaaaaactgtgtgttgcctcaaggcaacattgtaccataATGAAAGTGCATAAGGCCATACAGGTATAATCAGTCTGAATACAAATGTATTATGATTGTaaggaaaagagagagaattATCTAAATATACTTGCATTTTCACAtgatattgtaatgcatttatAAGAATAGTAATTCACATGCTATATCTGCATATATTATGATCTATAGCACTTCAAAAAGGTATAAAACACAGGTAACACTGTCAGTTGATGAGGGTGAGGATGAGGAGTTATACTGTGATGAGGAAGATAAAATCAGAGAGAGTGAGGGTGAAAGAAGATGATAATGATAACTTGATGAtgatataataacataataatatgATGGTTTGGTAATACTTGTGTTCCACtatggtacaatgttgcctgagggcaacagctggatataaaatgttactttttattaaatatgaaacttttaatacattaaaaactggataaaTGTGTTTGTTCAAGTGTCTAGTTAAAGAAATTGAtgttttcaataaatatatttctttttttttttgaaaatgccaaatgtttacatttttccattgtggtacaattttatgaaaaatgtatgaaaatgtttattgataTTGTTAAAGTGTCCAATTTCATTGATATATATGTGTACCATTTCATTCATATTGTGTACCATAGAGGGTTAAAGCAACAAATGAACACTTGAACAAATATACTTATAATTTTTGAACACTTTTAAATGCAAATCTAGTGACTTTTACATGTAAACTGCTGCATTGAGTGTTTGTTCTTGTCTACCTTTGATAGAAGACACTAAGAAAGTTGAATATTTAGATATACAGTCAAATTATAGAGGAGATCAGTGTTACACTCTTAaattaaaggttctttattggcatttatGGTTCtgtgaagaacatttaacatccatggaatctttccattccacaaaaagTTCTTTttgtggaaaaaggttctttaggttgttaaaatgttcttcaaaataaGGAAGAATATGAGCATCTGAACCCTGTTGAGTTTTAAtactaatataattttatttattatagtcTCAACAGAGACATGTGGAAAAGATCAACAAGTGGGAACATCCTGCATCATGAAGCTACCAGAAAAATACAAGGACAAatctaatgaaataaaatggaccCATTCCTCCAGTGACACCGTAATTGAGAGAAAAAGGGGGAAGACAAAGTCAAACACTCCAGGTTTAACAATGGAAGAAGATGGATCATTACGATTTCAAAGTGTTAGTCCGAAGCACACGGgcacatatacatacactgtTACTAGTTCTGATGGCACAGAGATTGCTAAAGATAAAGTGGAAATTAAAGTATATGGTAAGATGACAAATATTTCTACACTTccaacacaataataataacataagaTTGTATATTTCTAGTTACAGTATTAAATAACCTAGACTTTTGGATGGGTTTAATCAACTTAAATACTGATGTAAAAAATTAAGATGTCCAGCTCTGGCACTTTTGGTCTGGCTCTTTACTGTTTTTGCTTCTGATGTACAATCATGaaactttacagtaaaaaaaaaaactgtgtttttcATGTGCACATTGACtctgcaaaatggtattaaactGTGTGCTAACTGAAGATAAGTGAAAAGTTTGGAcacacttatttatttaatgttaaaatgattGCAGTTAGTGATTACAACTTAAAATTTATCATTAGAATAACTTCCCTAGATTGAACTTGTTGAGATAATTCAAATATCCAAGTTTTCACTTAATATGATTTTacatttcatgttaatttttaagGCAGCACAAACACCTACTTTGCCATCCTAGCCGGCGGAGGAGCCCTTCTGCTGCTGCTAATATGTGTTCTCGTCATCTGTGTGTGTCGCAGACACCAGCGACGCAAAAAACTCCAACAAGGTCAGAGACGTCTTCATCACCTCTTAAATTAATCATtgagcatttatattttttaacaagAGATCAAGTTGAAGCTACTGCTTCAGTTTATACTACCATCTATATTATTttactaaatatttaaatattgttcaCCCTGCTctctaaaaaaaatccatatcaGTCCAAGACTTTAAACATAACTTTACAGTCTAGATCACACACAtctgaaaaaataatttttttgaacATCTTGTCTTTGATATCTTTCAGATAAGAAAGAGTTCAGGCTAGCATATACCCCAGGTCACACCGATACAAACAGATCCATACAAACCACTAGGGAGAAACCAGTATCCCCCACCATGCAAGAAGACCCCATGCCCTGCAGCCCATCTCCTCAAACACCGCCTCAACCCAAACCCCAGATCCGTGCCCGACCCCCACTGCCACCTCAAGACAAGGATGAGAAAAATCCGACTCCCATACCTCTCCCGAGGACCAAACCGCACTGAACCAAGAGAAATCAAGAGCCGTACTCAATAATAGAATGAGATGCGTGAATGTTCACTGAATGATAGTATATGGGACTTTCCTAGAATGATTTCATACAACCATTTTATGACTTCTGACGTCAATTTGTCATGATTTGCAATGTAAAATGTTCGATattaacaaaatgtattcttccaaaccatgttttgccttaaatcattattattttttttctctttatttagATTAAAACAGTTAGAGTTGTTGGATTGGATTTCAAACGAAACTCCataatttaatcattttctAAGCATGTTCACGTCATATCCATAATGTTTATTATGAGCCACACTTATTTCCATGATGCATTTCCTGTATTTGTGTTCATGTGGGTGTGAAAACCACAAGTAGAAGCTTTCATTACCCGATGGGACACACTTATCTTGTAAAACTGTACAGAGctttattttgattttcaatactttgcattttaaaataaacttctgTTCAGTAGTCCTTATAACAGACCACACAATTTAGTAATTGTGGTGCTTCTAATTGAGCGATAAAAACAGTTGCAAatgatgtacaaaaaaaaacaggcgatttcaaaccacgttttttgagactgtctttggttttaagaagaaaatactcagcaatggtgttgttgactgatgaatttgcacatggtttgtcttaaaaacaccacatagacatataaacaacattaaaaacttgattttcaacATTTGGTTGTATTTTAGTTCTTAAAAATTATTGgttcaaaataaataaccaaTTTAAAACCATCAAATATCTCTGTCATTCAATGAATCCAGGACTTGGCAAAGGATGTATGATAataatgtttgttaatgttGCTCATTAGTAATTGTATATTAGCGGGTCCCTGAAAACATCTCATCTAAAACAGACTTGATGCAGATCACTTGTCTTAATGCACATGTATCATTTCATTATCATTTTAAGGCATTTAAGTTGCATTTTTTTCACATGTTTTGCAATTTATCTTGAGAGATTATCAAATCATTATTATAAcataaaaatctatttttgtcacttttttaATGACGTGTGATATATTTGTAGGAAATGGCAAACACAAACAGAGGCACAGCCATGTGTTCAAGCACAAGAcagacaaaaaaacattaaacaaggATAAAACAGACAGGGCAGGATCCTGACAGGAACCTTTTTTGGGTCGTGatccaccagttgagaaccagTATCCTAGATCcagtttaaaatgataaaaacatctAGAATAACCTTTCTTTCAGCCTTTCTATGTAGTCCAAAAGGGCAAGATAAAAATAGTTGGCCAACATCTCAAAACATCAGATGCATGAAACAGAAACACCTGCTTCAGGATGCAGCACATTAGATGACATCCTTCCACCCCCGTGAACGGTGGCGTCACAtcctttgttttcttcttttttttttatcagtcgTGTCATTTCTGCCTCCGTCTGCACAACTGATATCTTCAGATTGTGTTTTTATAACCTCCAACTCTCTGATTGCAaactttttgactttttttctgttgattGTTGACTGTGAGAAGGTTCTGGAACATTTGCTGTGTTCAGAAGAACAATGATCTTCCAGTTCAGTCTGTTATTGATCTTCTGTGGCTTCACTGCACTCTCTGGTAGGTTGTGACTTCATTTTTCATAGAA
This genomic interval carries:
- the LOC137032863 gene encoding uncharacterized protein, yielding MIFQCSLLLMFLCGFAVSTETCGKDQQVGTSCIMKLPEKYKDKSNEIKWTHSSSDTVIERKRGKTKSNTPGLTMEEDGSLRFQSVSPKHTGTYTYTVTSSDGTEIAKDKVEIKVYGSTNTYFAILAGGGALLLLLICVLVICVCRRHQRRKKLQQDKKEFRLAYTPGHTDTNRSIQTTREKPVSPTMQEDPMPCSPSPQTPPQPKPQIRARPPLPPQDKDEKNPTPIPLPRTKPH